In the Nothobranchius furzeri strain GRZ-AD chromosome 1, NfurGRZ-RIMD1, whole genome shotgun sequence genome, CTCTGAAAATGTTTTAGACAGAGACACAGTTATCATCCACATCATCACAAAAACAAAGAGGTTAATTTTGTAATGGATCTTCACTAGATCCTGACCTGGGTGCTCATTTATCAGCCGTACTTGCGGGCAATTCTGTCTGTATTTTGTGTGTAGGAACAAttttacgcattgtgtggtatttacctTTTAGTACTTGTGcgtagaaatgttcctaaatataagattAGCTCTGACCATGCGTATGACCAGCATCCACGCGggttcctcatccacaaattattttTACAAAATAAGTAATTTGGCATTATTGCAAAACTGGTGTTAAAACCTTTAAAAGACACTTAAGACTgacgggaatctgacattgtATGACTGATGttgtgttattggaggatttggcagagcgtGCACTCCAGAGGGAACATGTCTTCCGTGAGCCCAATGATCTGCTAGAGAGGAGGCTGCAGTCAGACAGCAAACCTTTCCACACAAAACTAACTTTCCAAGGTTCTAAACAGATATTGTACAGAATTTAGGAGATGCAATCATTAGGAGCCCTAAAGACCTTATTATTATTAGCATACAGGGCTTTCAGCTCTGCACCTGTTGATGAATTTGTCAACTGAGAATTACAGAGCTGCTGTGTTATCTAAATGCAAACAAAGTATTACATTTGCTGTTAATATTTCGCACTTGCGTTGTGTGTCCTTACTCGTTGTTGCAGAATTGCTAAAACGTTTTGCTTTTTAGGACAAAAAATTTGCATTTTCTCTCACTCTGTAAGCGAACCATGCAAGAGAAAAACAAAGATGTTGCTCAAACCTGAGTTCATGAGCTTCTCACCTGATGAACTCAACAAAGTAAAAGatctcaaacaaaaacaaatcattgtttatttttgttgctccaacaatcagaatcagaacatCTCTGCTAAACACATCAGATCCTCGTTTCTCTCCCCCCGTCCTTCCTTTTCTCAGTTGGGACTTTAACCTCCGCCCTGCCGCTTGCCTTCTGTCCCATTTTTCCTGCCTTCACGCTGCTGAGCACACTCCCTCGATTATTCTGTGCATTTTAATAGGCTGCATAGATGGGCTCTGCCAATCTCTCACCCCATCAGCTCCTTCCATCCTTCCAGATTTAAAAGGTCGTCATTTACCTCCCGTCAGCTGCAGCTGACCTTTTTTCTTTGAACTGAGAGGCTCTTATTTCAATGAGACTCAGCTGGAtatttattaaaatataaaaactcaaaaacaaacacaaagatcTGACTCAAGCATGGAGGAATAAGAAGGAAAGGAAACTAAtcaaaacaagaagaagaaatccCAAAACAGTGCATTTTAGCGAAGAGAAACAGAATCTAATTAATCTTGACATAAACAGGCTGGGCCTGGCTGGTCTGAGTGGTTTATTAGCTCAGATTGACATTTAGATTCCTGTTTATGACATCAACATCCTGTTTTTCCTTTGGACAGGAAATCAAACCTCTGAGGTTCGATCCTTCTTTCATAAAGAAGCTGAGCTGAAACGTTACGCTGAGATAATCTCGGAAACATCCACATGAAGCGCTCCGCACCAGGCAGGGTCAAGCTCACCATTTCATTTCCTGTGCTGCAGGTGTGATAAAGATGAGCAGGTGACAGCAATATCAAAAAGCTGCTGGGAAGGTgttcgagtggcctgaaggccggTTTGTGTTGCTCTGTGGAACTTCAGCAGGAGCTGTGGGCTTCTgcacagtgcacacacacacctgatgggTGTTTCAGTGTTTCAGACATATCAGCTTCTTGTGTGATTAGTTGGAGATAATCCCTTCTTTAAATAATCTAatgctgcagcattatcactctaATTGGTCCGACTGACTGAAAAAAAGGGCGTGTAGTTATTTAATGTATTGTTTGCCAAAAATCTTGATTTTATGCCCGTTATTTTCTCACTTtcctatttttttatttattttttggtgcagATGGACGGGAAGCAAGAGGGATCATCACACAGCTGTTTTAGCATTAATACTAGAGAAAATAAATGTAATGTTATAATAAACAAAAATGGGATTTAGATCGTGTTTCAATGGAGAAAAAGCAAAGTCAAATCAGATGTAGACCATGTAGAGCATCAGAGGACAAAGAGGACAGTGGAGGACAATAGATGGCTGGAGAGAACATGTGGAGGTTAAATGTACTGAGGACAACATCTCTGGAGAGAGGAGTTATAACAAAACCAACCCCATTAAATGTACCCTGAAGCTCACTGTCCCTTTGTGAAGACAGTTCAAGCTTTTTCATCTTCATCTCTCTTTTAGATATTTCATTCTGCAAAAACTCTCTGTTGGTGGATTTAAAAGGTGGTCATGAATTTGtgtcaaaacagaaaaaaacaaagaaccAATTCAATatgttggtgattttaatcatgatgACCCGAAAGACCTTGTAGTTAATCCTGTAACATCTTCTGGTGTGAGCACACCAGTAGAGAAACAGAAACATGTTAACTGATTCTGACTTTTCACACAACTGACTACAACAATTAAATAATTAATATTTTCTCCTGGGGTTCTTTTTGAAGTCATACTATGCaacttatttcatattttttttaaataattttcttgagcctgtatgtgctaaaatgactctttggaaaatgcattagcttctgatagaaaataagactctgggattagaaaagcctgacagacttACGTCTTACGgtcacttcacattcatggactcttcggggaaggctgctgttaacgtccaggaaacagcagagaatgtcttggctagtagaagctataacctttagcattagagtTAGCCGAAGCCGAAgcaaatgttttaattaaacGAGTGCCCCGCGCAATTAAGAGTTTTGACAGAAGGGGATAAGGATTTCTAACGGagttccccagtgagtcgtggtggatggctgcttatactgagccaggattgtctggtttcttcctgttaaaagggagttttcctctccactgttgccacatgcttgcttagtatgaggattgctttcAAGACTCgatgtgactcgatgcaatctgctgggttccttgtataggaaactttttactgattggcttaaacaactgacctgtattggaatgtttactgagtgaagagccttgagacgacgcttgtcatgatttggtgctatataaataaactcgaCTTGAATTGAAATTATTGaagtattaaataaaaaattaaaacataagTGGCAACAGTTCCATGTGTTGAAATGAAGACACCAAGTAAAACTCTTTCAAAGGAGTAGTTGAGTTAAAATTTTTAAAGAATAATATGTTAACCTTTTATCACTCCCACCTGACATGTATGTGTTTGCCTACTTATATTTCCAGTCCATATGTTCTGTGTTTGAGTGTTTTCATACGTTGAAGAACCCACATCATGCAGTGTGACCTTAACCTGGCTCCCCCGGCGAGTTCGATATACCATTTGCTGCCCACCCCTCCCACCAGCTGAGTGCTAATTTGTCTTCCTCCTGTTTGCTGCCACCACACTGCGCTGCAGGGCCATTAAGGCCTCTGCATGGCTCTGCTGCAGAGCAACAGGACCTGCCAACCACAAACCCCAGAGCAGCTAGAGTCCTTGAAGCCACATTTGACAGCAGTAATTTACTCCGAGTTGTTCTGTTTTGGCTCATAGGGAAGTAACTCCAACATTCAGATGCCTTTGATATACAACTATGTTAAAAAGTTTTCAGGCATTTCTTTGAGGTTTCTTCCAGAAAGTGACTTATCTTTTAACATGATCTTGATATGTTTTTGAAAGTCTTTTAATAAAAATTCAATCGGCTTCATATTCTCTGAAATAACCAGGAAAAGACAAGTCTTATTTTCTGTCATAATCACACGTTTTTACATCCGGTCGAGGAGAACTAACTGGTAAGTCCCAgccagggcttaatttgagccagatcttgccggaacaagatccaggaactattttattttgaaaggactgtaaagaaaatgagaggttcttacattttatttaatgagccgtaaggtgtgggattccatagtaaatatgaaatccgccTCACAGATcgagggttatttaaatcagaagatcggatctttttaatgcagagattatgtaaccgttatgtattcactcagagacaaaagaatagagggagtcaagtttaaaagttaagaattttattactaacaaattaaactagacttactttaaactaaatgtatagtgtgactaaaaattgatgagacggtgaatggatgacgtgtgatgtaatcagaaccagcaaatccaaagaagcgattagttctgacgggaactgaagatgttgttttgaaataAGCTTGGGTTAGTTTCAGAACCGCATGAGACATCATCAAGCCGGGTCTAcctgccttgtggaagtcctcggtagatcaggaatgccgaggtccagcggaccctctctggaaaccgagctggtagaagaagccgcggttccgaccagacccgtcttgagttacctcCGGCACACGACTCTTTTATTGGCGactgttcagacccagcctgggtcggtggagcttttattctgaaaggagctgttgttgccgctggttgaaatagtgactggatttttcagcttgtcgtggttctttTGGTTAAAGAGTTAAAGGTTGGATTGGCCACTCTGAagcttgctctggaacgctttgaactggcgttagagctgacgtggcatagttttataccttGGATGTTATGGttaattgtcgaatgaaaattaccaaacaccatcagaagcACCCCTCCGTCAGACCTGtaaagttctgattggatcagtgaaaggattgtgttatgtctttttaacactacgtgaaatgagtcctgttggaatcctTAGTCACTGTACTTAtcatttctaagatcataatgaagtaattaatattttaatttcacaggtcggtcacatcttattattgactaacactttgatggattagctttattaaagtagagttatttgattaattaaaagaaaagagttcattcttcattcttctgtcttcattgctggaacgtaaacagtttagaagcgaatgcacgaccttgaggctgtttcatgcactcgggCACTGTGTCAAAAGTGAACAGTTGTTAGAggatagaaatggctccttcatcacgttacaggaCCATtcgggcaactgtctgctaggatccggcaactcacgcgacaaacttgtgctatacgcaggattcAAATTACAGGTGAGCAAAAGGGAGCTCCTGGAAACCCCCAACTTCCACAACCAGTGGGAGCCcaaaaacgatcctggttctacttatattacattatctatgtggactctccggggattatttagagctgagaggcacaGAGCTATGAtcattgacgcgctccagacagatgcgtcctgagcacggccatagtgcggcgggcgtacatgtgtcatttacccaaacaaagctattcagtcaaacatggcagatgaagagatagaattcctctcactgatcggacttatgttaagcataattctgcgcacacgaagacgcataaaagacctggatgatgaagctcaatggttaaaaggaatcacggaagcggtgtgatgtgctccgtcgcgcgtctaggagacggtgccgtaggaggcgagctgccatggttcgccgcatgctacaggagcgagcatcCACCggtctccccctcctccctgtccagaactcgacctcaccagtctgaagcagccaccctgtccgtgacaagtccggacctgttactaggggcgtcgtccggtttaattaccgaaaaggttatccggacgtttgtattcagacacaaaggtcttacggacagtgtcctgaacatttccgtttttcatgaccTGTCTGAAGGGAACCTAAGCTAGATGAAATCTAGTGAACTTTATAGAGTTAGTGCTGGCAGATCATACTCCACACACTCTAACAACAATGCACATCAGTGCCATTCCTGCACATCAGTGCCAGTGCGGTTCAGGGGTCACAAGGAAGGGTCCCCCTGGCCTATTGAGTTCCGCTGCTTTAAAGTAAAGACCCGAtagttgtcacactggtgtgtgaaatttgttgtcCACATTTGGGGGACTGGTGAGCTGAAGACACTGCTGTGCTCAGGATCGAGTTGGTTgtttaacccctcaatccaacccTTTAATGCTGACTGTCcatcagggaggcattgggtcccatttttaaagtctttggcatGACCCAACTGTGcatttgaacccacgatctcccagtctcggAGCAGACACTTGGGCACCGAGCTGGTACTTTAAAATCACCTTCAGAGAAATTACGATTATATTTGTTGTTCAGGTAAAATCTTAGACAGTGTGTGTTATAGTCCATGGAATATCACAAGATCTTGTGAATGACTTTCAGCTACTAACAGATTAATGTATGCTCAATATTTGTGAAATTGTCAGTAATATAGCCATGATTGTGTTTGTGAACGCCGATCAGCTGTGGGGGTCATCTCGGGTTGACTTTAGTGAACCCGAGAATCTTTAGGTGAAGATCAGTTAGCACTTGGAGTAAGTGATGGGAATGACTTCCAGCTGTTAAAAGACCCAGTTTTACGTGCCATAAGTAAGAATGTAACAGTGaaacaatcacaaaacagtccaatgtctcaatcatgaaagaaagaaagaaagaaagaaagaaagaaagaaagaaagaaagaaagaaagaaagaaagaaagaaagaaagaaagaaagagaaagagagaaagaaacagaaagaaagaaagaaagacaatgAAACAGATTCTGGCTGGGGAGCtgttagtttttctcctttcaaagaaTCCAAAGATGAATGTAGTGTTGTTTTACAATCTGCCCCACCTCCACACATCTTGATTCCAGAGCCAATCACATGTAAATCATTTAAGATTGCCAATTCTTCAACACAAACATTGCACCAGCATTTGTATTTTGACATTGGCCGCAAAAGAGCAGCAACGTTGCGTAAATAACGTTTACGCAGAAACAGGAGTGACCTAGAAGTTATGTAGCTAtggagccacggcatctttttgtcttTAAAATCAGGTAAaggaggctagaggctaacgttgagctaacattgACCTAAACATTTTAATGGTGAAATAGAAAAAATGTTTGGTTCTGAAAATATCTcaagtaatttttttaaattagcaaCAACTCGATATTAGATTGAAATGTATTAATCTACTGATCAACCTAATGTGCTTGAATCGTCTTTGCTCGTCGTAGAATCTGCAGCATCTGAGTTgttactggcaacagccatgaaactcactgaGAACGGACTCTTGTTTTGACACATGGACTACAGTACCCAGATCTGATCAAAGACGTCATTCTTCACTCACCTTTAAATATAATTTAGTGTTAGCTAAGATTAGCTGTGTGGGGCCATCTTGTGTTGGATTGACTCCAAAAGTTAATTGCGCGTTGATTGTAGCGTAACAACATAATCTGAAGTCAGGCTCTGACTTCTGCAGGTCAGCGGTGATGTTGGTCATTCAGTTCCAGAAAACACAATCATGTTTAAATCTGCACCTTCCTTTAAATGATCAATCTGAGCAGTGAAACACGTTCAGCTTCTACCTTAATAAAAGCATTTACAGGAAAACCAGGCCACCAGCCTGGCTGCCCGGTTACCAGCGCCTTAGAGGCAGATCGATACCCAGATGAAGTTTTCTATTTGCTGGACGATCCATAATTCATACTCTCCCAGGTGGTTCTGTATTTACTATCGATCCGGTCGAGCTAACAACAGCAGTATTGATGTGCTGGAGGGAGTCGCTTTGACATCTGGGAAGTGGCTCCTGTCACAAATAAAGATGTTAACTTTAGCAGGAAGTGGAGCAAGAAAAATATTTATATTCAACATTTATTACCACACAAAGAAATCAAATATTCCACTTTTCAGACTTCAATTTGTATtattaatttaaataaacaaCATACAGATTGGTATATTAAGCAGTTTTTTTAGATTGCTTCGCAATCTGTTCATTCATTAATGAATTACATTTTAAATACCCTGAAATTGTTGGAGTTTATCTACCACATGGTGCAAACAGAAGCTGTAACTTTTAACTGAATGTGCAACTCAGCAGAACACAGGTAGGACTGACAGATGGTGGACACCGGGTGGAAGGGACATGTCTCCCTCTGTCTCAGTTGTTCCTTGAAGCTCTTCCAGCTGgcccttctttttctttcttctttctaagACACCTTGAGAGTCTTCAGTGAGCCCAGTCACCACATAATCCTCAGAAGGTGCTGACTCAAAGACAGATGTGGATGTTCAAAGACAACAGCAAATTTAATGCTCAACATTAaagtgatattatttatgcaaatTAATCATTTGTTTCCCTTGGTTTTAGTCATTGTTATTACAAAAATTATCTTTGTTTCCCTTCAGGGGCCACTAAAGACATGGGGAAGATGCTTGGTGGGGAGGAGGAGAAGGACCCAGATGCAGCCAAGAAGGAGGAAGAGAGACAGGAGGCGCTGAGGCAGCAGGAGGAAGAGAGGAAGGCCAAACATGCTCGCATGGAGGCAGAGAGGGAAAAAGTACGGCAGACCATCAGGGACAAGGTAAACTCTTTAGAAATGAAGACAATTGATGCTTTGTCTCTTTAAGGCTGTATTAACAGGGGTTTGTTCACCACAAAGGGACTGATTAACATAATAATGAAGGGTTTTGTCTTTGGATTGTTGCTGACTATCCATGTAAGTATCTGTTTTTCAGAGGTCACTGCAGCTGTGTTTAAGACGTCTTGCTTCTCATTTAAGGAGTTTTCCCTTGATTTTTTCTGGTTTGCTTTTGTTGAAATTAGGAAGTCATGAATGCAATTTGCTTGTATGTTTGTCTGGACAGTGCAGAGGCTGGAGTAGTGGCCTCTATGTGAACATGTCTACCAAAGTGTTAgagatacagttgtggtcagaagtttacatacacttgtaaaaaatataatataatggctctactgagtgtcccgttatttctaaaactctgatttttctctgataaagtgattggaacagatacttctttgtcacaaaaaacattcatgaagtttggttctttaatgtctttattatgggttaacagagaaaagtgatcacatttgctgggtcacaaatatacatacagcagtgctaatatttggttacatgtcccttagccattttcacttcaatcaggcgcttttggtagccatccacaagcttctggttgaatctttgaccactcctcttgacagaattggtgaagttcagttaaatttgatggctttctgacatggacttgtttcttcagcactgtccacacgttttcaatggggtttaagtcaggactttgggaaggccattctaaaacccttattctagcctgacttagccattcctttaccacttttgatgtgtgtttggggtcattgtcctgttggaacacccaactgcgcccaagacccaaccttcgtgctgatgattttaggttatgttgaagaatgtgaaggtaatcctccttcttcattatcccatttactctctgtaaagcaccagttccattggcagcaaaacagccccacagcataatattcccaccaccatgcttgactgtaggcatggtgttcttggggttaaaggcctcaccttttctcctccaagcatattgctgggcattgtggccaaaaagctcgatttttgtttcgtctgaccacagaactttcctccagaaggtcttatctttgtccatgtgatcagcagcaaacaacagtcgagccttaaggtgctgattttggagcaagggcttccttcttgcacggcagcctctcagtccatggagatgcaaaacacgtttgactgtggacaatgacacctgtgttccagcagcttctaattcttggcagatctgctttttgctgattcttggttcactctttacccttctgaccaattttctctcagcagcaggtgatggcttgcgttttcttcctgatcttggcagtgatgaaacagtgccatgcaccttatacttacaaacaactgtttgcactgttgctcttgggacctgcagctgctttgaaatggccccaagtgactttcctgacttgttcaagtcaataattcgctttttcagatccatgctgagctcctttgactttcccattgtagcgtttgtgggcgtttgtatccaatgagccctatttacctggcctaagagaagtcaccagctgtagtcactcataatcactcacaagaagttaagaggccatgctatgaagctcagttcactgacacgtttgtaagtcaccaaaattgctagatcatgttgctgtatgtatatttgtgacccagcaaatgtgatcacttttctctgttaacccataataaagacattaaagaaccaaacttcatgaatgttttttgtgacaaagaagtatctgttccaatcactctatcagagaaaaatctgagttttagaaataacgggacactcattagagccattatattatatttttttacaagtgtatgtaaacttctgaccacaactgtaggttTAGGTGCCTCTGCGAGGGGATTTGCTGGATTTAAGTAACCCTAACCCAGTTTTtcagtttttatgtgttttccttCTTCCTATTTATTACTATTTGAAAATTCTCAAAACATTTTCTAACGTTTTCAGTTTGCTTGTGTGAGCCACAGGGCCTCTCTTTTGATTCACGAGAATTTAGAACGTTGATAACATTTGCAAGTCAAACTTTTTCTTAAAGAAGAGTCTTTGTAGGTGTCTCCTCCATCTCTTAGTTCAGTGTGAAACGACCTTGACAAGAACTGGAGGCCAAATagtgaacaaaaaataaaaaaataaaacatagttAAGGCTGGAAAACATTTGAGGGCTAAAGAAACAAGTTTAAATTAAATGTTCATGTTATGTGTTtttcttacccccccccccccaccccccaccccaaaataTCTGATTATAAAAGATAAATCAGCTGCTCTTTATTGCCACCCTGTGTGGGACTTGCTGTACTGCCTGTTCTCAATGGCTTCTCTGCATTATGTATTCTCCCTCCGTTCAGTACGGGTTGAAGAAGAAAGAGGAGAAGGAGGCAGAGGAGAAGGCAGCAATGGAGCAGGCCTGTGAGGGGTCGCTGACACGCCCCAAAAAAGCAATCCCTAGAGGCTGCGGAGACGATGAAGAGGATGAAGAGAGCATCCTGGACACCGTCCTCAAGTACCTGCCTGGACCTCTTCAGGACATGTTCAAAAAGTAAAACCAGAAAAGCAAAAGCAACCAAACGAACCCTAACTTCGGGGGGCTAGGCTACAGGGCTAAGGGGAGCAGGGATCTTTGAATTGGGGACTTTAGGCTGGGGGAATTATTT is a window encoding:
- the LOC107395827 gene encoding complexin-2, with amino-acid sequence MDFVMKQALGGATKDMGKMLGGEEEKDPDAAKKEEERQEALRQQEEERKAKHARMEAEREKVRQTIRDKYGLKKKEEKEAEEKAAMEQACEGSLTRPKKAIPRGCGDDEEDEESILDTVLKYLPGPLQDMFKK